The proteins below are encoded in one region of Streptomyces marianii:
- a CDS encoding P-II family nitrogen regulator, which translates to MKLITAVVKPHRLDEIKEALQAFGVQGLTVTEASGYGRQRGHTEVYRGAEYTVDLVPKIRIEVLAEDDDAEQLIDVVVKAARTGKIGDGKVWSVPVDTAVRVRTGERGPDAL; encoded by the coding sequence ATGAAGCTCATCACCGCAGTCGTGAAGCCGCACCGGCTGGACGAGATCAAGGAGGCCCTGCAGGCCTTCGGTGTCCAGGGGCTCACGGTCACCGAGGCGAGCGGCTACGGACGGCAGCGCGGCCACACCGAGGTCTACCGGGGTGCCGAGTACACGGTCGACCTCGTCCCCAAGATCCGGATCGAGGTCCTGGCCGAGGACGACGACGCCGAGCAGCTCATCGACGTGGTCGTGAAGGCCGCCCGCACCGGGAAGATCGGTGACGGCAAGGTGTGGAGCGTACCGGTCGACACCGCGGTCCGCGTCCGGACCGGCGAACGCGGCCCGGACGCGCTGTAG
- a CDS encoding ammonium transporter, which yields MPPGITLAADAPELSAANTGFMLICSALVMLMTPGLAFFYGGMVRVKSTLNMLMMSFISLGIVTILWVLYGFSLAFGTDSGSFIGWSSDFVGLSGIGVDQLWDGYTIPVYVFAVFQLMFAIITPALISGALADRVKFTAWALFIALWATVVYFPVAHWVWGAGGWLFEMGVIDFAGGTAVHINAGAAALGVILVIGKRVGFKKDPMRPHSLPLVMLGAALLWFGWFGFNAGSWLGNDDGVGAVMFVNTQVATAAAMLAWLGYEKIRHGSFTTLGAASGAVAGLVAITPSGGSCSPLGAIAIGAVAGLLCAMAVGLKYKFGYDDSLDVVGVHLVGGVVGSLLVGFFATGGVQSDAKGLFYGGGFEQLGKQAVGVFAVLAYSLIVSAVLAFVLDKTIGMRVSEDDEISGIDQVEHAETAYDFSGAGGGAGSRKTAPAPAETVAAGPQNKKVDA from the coding sequence ATGCCCCCAGGCATCACACTTGCCGCAGACGCCCCCGAGCTGTCTGCCGCCAACACCGGTTTCATGCTCATCTGCTCCGCACTGGTGATGCTGATGACGCCCGGCCTTGCCTTCTTCTACGGAGGCATGGTCCGCGTCAAGAGCACGCTGAACATGCTGATGATGAGCTTCATCAGCCTCGGCATCGTCACCATCCTGTGGGTGCTCTACGGCTTCAGTCTGGCCTTCGGCACCGACTCCGGCTCCTTCATCGGCTGGTCCTCCGACTTCGTCGGCCTGAGCGGCATCGGGGTCGACCAGCTCTGGGACGGCTACACCATCCCGGTGTACGTCTTCGCCGTCTTCCAGCTGATGTTCGCGATCATCACGCCCGCCCTGATCAGCGGCGCCCTCGCCGACCGGGTCAAGTTCACCGCCTGGGCCCTGTTCATCGCCCTGTGGGCCACCGTGGTCTACTTCCCGGTCGCGCACTGGGTCTGGGGCGCGGGCGGCTGGCTGTTCGAGATGGGCGTCATCGACTTCGCCGGCGGTACCGCGGTCCACATCAACGCCGGCGCCGCGGCCCTCGGCGTGATCCTCGTCATCGGCAAGCGCGTCGGCTTCAAGAAGGACCCGATGCGGCCGCACAGCCTGCCCCTGGTCATGCTGGGCGCCGCCCTGCTGTGGTTCGGCTGGTTCGGCTTCAACGCCGGCTCGTGGCTCGGCAACGACGACGGCGTGGGCGCGGTCATGTTCGTCAACACCCAGGTCGCCACGGCCGCCGCGATGCTCGCCTGGCTCGGCTACGAGAAGATCCGCCACGGCTCCTTCACCACCCTCGGTGCCGCCTCCGGCGCGGTCGCCGGCCTCGTCGCCATCACCCCCTCCGGCGGCTCCTGCTCCCCGCTCGGAGCCATCGCCATCGGTGCCGTCGCCGGTCTGCTCTGCGCCATGGCCGTCGGCCTGAAGTACAAGTTCGGCTACGACGACTCCCTGGACGTCGTCGGCGTCCACCTCGTCGGCGGTGTCGTCGGCTCGCTGCTCGTCGGCTTCTTCGCCACCGGCGGCGTCCAGTCCGACGCCAAGGGCCTCTTCTACGGCGGCGGGTTCGAGCAGCTCGGCAAGCAGGCCGTCGGTGTCTTCGCGGTCCTGGCCTACTCTCTGATCGTCTCCGCGGTCCTCGCCTTCGTCCTCGACAAGACGATCGGCATGAGGGTCAGCGAGGACGACGAGATCTCGGGCATCGACCAGGTCGAGCACGCCGAGACCGCGTACGACTTCAGCGGGGCGGGCGGCGGCGCCGGATCCCGCAAGACCGCCCCCGCACCCGCCGAGACCGTGGCAGCCGGACCGCAGAACAAGAAGGTGGACGCATGA
- the nsdA gene encoding transcriptional repressor NsdA, which yields MSGGADGTGGGKRPNEQLGSWFVRSGWSKGELARQVNRRARQIGAHHISTDTSRVRRWLDGEQPREPIPRILSELFSERFGTVVAIEDLGLRTAHQSPSVSGVDLPWAGPQTVALLGEFSRSDLMLARRGFLGTSLALSAGPALVEPMQRWLVPTPPSDPGPADSAGVRRPARLSKPELDLLESTTAMFRQWDAQCGGGLRRKAVVGQLHEVTELLQEPQPAATSRRLFTCAAELAELAGWMSYDVGLQPTAQKYFVLALHAAKEAGDKPLGSYVLSSMSRQMIHLGRPEDALELIHLAQYGSRDCATPRTQAMLYAMEARAYANMGQPSKTKRAVRMAEDTFADALEAPEPEPDWIRFFSEAELNGENAHSYRDLAYVAGRSPMYASLAEPVMERAVELFGEDAEHQRSYALNLVGMATVHLLKREPEQSTRLAEQALHIARRVRSERVNTRLRKTVDTAARDFGDVPEVAHLTDLITAQLPETAEAV from the coding sequence GTGAGCGGCGGCGCGGACGGCACGGGTGGCGGGAAGCGCCCGAACGAGCAGCTGGGCTCGTGGTTCGTGCGCAGCGGCTGGTCGAAGGGCGAGCTCGCCCGCCAGGTCAACCGCCGGGCCCGGCAGATCGGTGCGCATCACATCAGCACCGACACCTCACGCGTCCGCAGATGGCTCGACGGCGAGCAGCCGCGCGAGCCCATCCCGCGCATCCTCAGCGAACTGTTCTCGGAGCGGTTCGGCACCGTCGTCGCCATCGAGGACCTGGGGCTCCGCACGGCCCACCAGTCACCCTCGGTGTCCGGTGTCGACCTCCCCTGGGCCGGCCCGCAGACCGTTGCGCTCCTCGGCGAGTTCTCCCGCAGCGACCTGATGCTGGCCCGCCGCGGATTCCTGGGGACGTCACTCGCGCTCTCCGCCGGGCCGGCCCTCGTCGAGCCGATGCAGCGCTGGCTGGTGCCCACCCCGCCCTCCGACCCCGGGCCGGCGGACTCCGCGGGCGTCCGGCGCCCCGCCCGGCTGTCCAAACCGGAGCTGGACCTTCTCGAGTCCACGACCGCGATGTTCCGCCAGTGGGACGCCCAGTGCGGCGGCGGGCTGCGCCGCAAGGCCGTCGTCGGCCAGCTGCACGAGGTGACCGAACTGCTCCAGGAGCCGCAGCCTGCGGCCACCTCCAGAAGACTGTTCACCTGCGCCGCCGAGCTGGCCGAGCTGGCCGGCTGGATGAGCTACGACGTCGGGTTGCAGCCCACCGCCCAGAAGTACTTCGTGCTCGCCCTCCACGCCGCCAAGGAGGCGGGGGACAAGCCCCTCGGCTCGTACGTCCTCTCCTCCATGAGCCGCCAGATGATCCACCTGGGCCGGCCCGAGGACGCGCTGGAGCTGATCCACCTCGCGCAGTACGGCAGCCGTGACTGCGCCACCCCGCGCACACAGGCCATGCTGTATGCGATGGAAGCCCGCGCCTACGCCAACATGGGCCAGCCCAGCAAGACCAAGCGGGCCGTCCGGATGGCCGAGGACACCTTCGCCGACGCGCTCGAGGCCCCCGAGCCCGAGCCGGACTGGATCCGCTTCTTCTCCGAGGCCGAACTCAACGGCGAGAACGCCCACTCGTACCGGGACCTCGCCTACGTCGCCGGCCGCAGCCCCATGTACGCCTCGCTCGCCGAGCCCGTCATGGAGCGCGCCGTGGAGCTCTTCGGCGAGGACGCCGAGCACCAGCGCTCGTATGCACTCAACCTCGTCGGCATGGCGACGGTGCACCTGCTGAAGCGGGAGCCCGAGCAGTCCACCAGACTCGCCGAGCAGGCACTGCACATCGCCAGGAGAGTGCGCTCGGAGCGGGTCAACACCCGGCTGCGCAAGACCGTCGACACGGCGGCCAGGGACTTCGGCGACGTCCCCGAGGTCGCCCACCTCACGGACCTCATCACCGCACAGCTGCCGGAGACCGCCGAAGCGGTCTGA
- a CDS encoding bifunctional DNA primase/polymerase: MGFTIGGSRVREIRPGSRRRGRATECTAAAECTGLWGWDVAPGARAAAGRCSCGDLGCPAPGAHPLDFVPEVPAGATLDEVAKAWAEVPGASVLLPVGRTFDVLEVSEAAGRRALVRLERMGVPLGPVSATPTGRAQFFVAPGAAPELPHLLYRMGWDDAGLDLRCLGAGHHVTAPPSDHAGLGPSRWLRPPTLGSSEAPPQARLLLGTLAYICHRSTAL, encoded by the coding sequence ATGGGCTTCACGATCGGCGGCTCCCGGGTCCGGGAGATCCGGCCCGGCTCACGGCGCCGCGGCCGCGCGACGGAGTGCACGGCTGCAGCCGAGTGCACAGGACTGTGGGGCTGGGACGTGGCCCCGGGCGCGCGGGCAGCGGCGGGCCGCTGCTCCTGCGGGGACCTCGGCTGCCCGGCCCCGGGGGCTCATCCCCTGGACTTCGTGCCCGAGGTGCCGGCCGGTGCGACCCTCGACGAGGTGGCGAAGGCGTGGGCGGAGGTGCCCGGCGCCTCGGTCCTGCTCCCCGTGGGGCGCACGTTCGACGTCCTGGAGGTCTCCGAGGCGGCCGGCCGCCGCGCCCTGGTGAGGCTCGAGCGGATGGGCGTGCCCCTGGGGCCCGTGTCCGCGACGCCGACGGGCCGCGCCCAGTTCTTCGTGGCCCCGGGCGCCGCCCCCGAACTGCCCCATCTGCTGTACCGGATGGGCTGGGACGACGCCGGCCTGGACCTGCGCTGCCTCGGCGCGGGCCACCATGTGACGGCCCCGCCCTCCGACCACGCCGGCCTCGGCCCGTCCCGCTGGCTCCGGCCGCCGACCCTCGGCTCCTCCGAGGCTCCGCCGCAGGCCCGGCTGCTCCTGGGGACGCTCGCCTACATCTGCCACCGCTCGACGGCCCTCTGA
- the ftsY gene encoding signal recognition particle-docking protein FtsY yields MEIVILAVVIALVAVGAISGLVVSSRRKKQLPPSAPSSTPTITAPPAEPHVGEEAETPREEPRRTIEEVDLPTAEEAVAEPAAVEDPVVAEPEAPAIEIPEPTAGRLVRLRARLARSQNTLGKGLLTLLSREHLDEETWEEIEDTLLTADVGVAATQELVDHLRERVKVLGTRTPDELRGLLREELLRLIGTDAERAVQTESGLDTPGVVMVVGVNGTGKTTTTGKLARVLVADGRSVVLGAADTFRAAAADQLQTWGERVGARTVRGPEGGDPASIAYDAVKEGIAEGADVVLIDTAGRLHTKTGLMDELGKVKRVVEKHGPLDEVLLVLDATTGQNGLVQARVFAEVVDITGIVLTKLDGTAKGGIVISVQRELGVPVKLVGLGEGPDDLAPFEPEAFVDALIGE; encoded by the coding sequence ATGGAAATCGTCATCCTTGCTGTAGTCATCGCCCTGGTCGCGGTCGGCGCGATCAGCGGGCTCGTGGTCAGCAGCCGCAGGAAGAAGCAGCTGCCGCCCTCGGCGCCGTCGAGCACGCCGACCATCACCGCTCCGCCAGCCGAGCCGCACGTCGGCGAGGAGGCGGAGACACCGCGGGAAGAACCCCGCCGCACCATCGAGGAGGTCGACCTCCCGACCGCGGAGGAGGCCGTCGCCGAGCCCGCCGCGGTCGAGGATCCGGTCGTCGCCGAGCCCGAGGCTCCCGCGATCGAGATCCCGGAACCGACCGCCGGTCGCCTCGTACGGCTGCGCGCCCGCCTGGCCCGCTCCCAGAACACCCTGGGCAAGGGGCTGCTCACCCTGCTGTCCCGAGAGCACCTCGACGAGGAGACGTGGGAGGAGATCGAGGACACCCTTCTCACCGCCGACGTCGGCGTCGCGGCCACGCAGGAGCTGGTCGACCACCTGCGCGAGCGGGTGAAAGTCCTCGGCACCCGCACCCCGGACGAGCTCCGGGGGCTGCTGCGGGAGGAACTGCTGCGGCTCATCGGCACGGACGCGGAACGCGCGGTCCAGACCGAGAGCGGCCTGGACACTCCCGGCGTCGTGATGGTCGTGGGTGTGAACGGCACCGGCAAGACCACGACCACCGGCAAGCTGGCCCGGGTGCTCGTCGCCGACGGGCGCAGCGTCGTCCTGGGTGCGGCGGACACGTTCCGCGCCGCGGCCGCCGACCAGCTGCAGACCTGGGGCGAGCGCGTCGGCGCCCGTACCGTGCGCGGGCCCGAGGGCGGCGACCCGGCCTCCATCGCCTACGACGCGGTCAAGGAGGGCATCGCCGAGGGCGCCGACGTCGTCCTCATCGACACCGCGGGCCGGCTGCACACCAAGACCGGGCTCATGGACGAGCTCGGCAAGGTCAAGCGCGTGGTCGAGAAGCACGGTCCGCTGGACGAGGTGCTGCTCGTCCTCGACGCCACGACGGGACAGAACGGCCTGGTTCAGGCCCGTGTCTTCGCCGAGGTCGTCGACATCACCGGCATCGTCCTGACCAAACTCGACGGCACGGCCAAGGGCGGCATCGTCATCTCCGTGCAGCGCGAGCTCGGTGTGCCGGTCAAGCTGGTCGGCCTCGGTGAGGGCCCGGACGACCTGGCCCCCTTCGAACCCGAGGCGTTCGTCGACGCCCTGATCGGCGAATAG
- a CDS encoding LLM class flavin-dependent oxidoreductase — protein sequence MAFTVVRFNLVDPEATPDSLAARYRVALDLAAYADERGVDTVQTEEHHGAPDNWLSSPLTFAGAVFGATRRIAVTVSAVIGPLHDPLRLAEDIAVLDLLSGGRLVTVAGIGYRPEEYAAHGVDWHRRGALQDELLETLLAAWTGEEFTHRGRRVRVTPRPYTQPHPLLLVGGSSKAAARRAARFGLPFFPSAHLPGLEVYYHRMREEYGTEGFCMMPAAETPLLHVSEDPDRTWAEYGGHFLHEARTYASWQSSGIRSAVRSSATTVDGLRAEGVYRVLTPDECVGLGAESLVLHPLCGGMPPEEARRSVELFCERVLPRLKG from the coding sequence ATGGCCTTCACAGTCGTACGCTTCAACCTCGTCGATCCCGAGGCGACACCCGACTCCCTCGCGGCGCGATACCGCGTCGCCCTCGACCTGGCGGCGTACGCGGACGAGCGCGGGGTCGACACGGTCCAGACCGAGGAGCACCACGGCGCCCCCGACAACTGGCTGTCCTCGCCCCTCACCTTCGCCGGGGCCGTGTTCGGCGCGACGCGCCGGATCGCGGTGACCGTCTCGGCGGTGATCGGCCCGCTGCACGATCCGCTGCGGCTGGCCGAGGACATCGCCGTCCTGGACCTGCTGAGCGGAGGGCGGCTGGTCACCGTGGCGGGCATCGGCTACCGGCCGGAGGAGTACGCCGCCCACGGTGTGGACTGGCACCGGCGCGGAGCCCTCCAGGACGAACTGCTGGAGACCCTGCTGGCGGCGTGGACCGGCGAGGAGTTCACCCATCGCGGCCGCCGGGTGCGGGTCACCCCCCGGCCGTACACCCAGCCGCATCCGCTGCTGCTCGTGGGCGGCTCGTCGAAGGCGGCCGCCCGGCGCGCCGCCCGCTTCGGGCTGCCGTTCTTCCCGAGCGCCCATCTGCCCGGACTGGAGGTGTACTACCACCGGATGCGCGAGGAGTACGGGACCGAGGGGTTCTGCATGATGCCGGCGGCCGAGACTCCGCTGCTGCACGTCTCCGAGGACCCGGACCGGACGTGGGCCGAGTACGGCGGGCACTTCCTGCACGAGGCCCGGACGTACGCCTCGTGGCAGTCCTCCGGCATCCGCTCCGCGGTGCGGTCGTCGGCGACGACGGTGGACGGTCTGCGGGCGGAGGGCGTCTACCGCGTGCTGACCCCGGACGAGTGCGTGGGGCTCGGGGCCGAGAGCCTGGTGCTCCATCCGCTCTGCGGCGGGATGCCTCCGGAGGAGGCGCGGCGGAGCGTCGAGCTGTTCTGCGAACGGGTACTGCCCCGGCTCAAGGGCTGA
- a CDS encoding IS481 family transposase, whose amino-acid sequence MPHRNAPLTETGRLRLARCVVEDGWPLRRAAERFQVSPTTAQRWADRYRALGEAGMADHSSRPHRSPRRTPTRTERRIIKVRLARRWGPARIAHLLGLVPSTVHRVLVRYRLARLTHLDRATGRVIRRYERDRPGELVHVDIKKLGNIPDGGGHKTLGRQAGRKNRKNAGYSYVHTAVDDHSRLAYSEIHPDEKKETATAFWTRAHAFFTSVGITVERVLTDNGACYKSHTWRDALADAGITHKRTRPYRPQTNGKVERLNRTLLDEWAYAKPYRSEQERRDAFPTWLHTYNHHRGHTALKGQPPASRVPNLSGQYN is encoded by the coding sequence GTGCCCCACCGTAATGCACCCCTGACCGAGACCGGGCGGCTACGCCTGGCCCGCTGCGTGGTCGAGGACGGCTGGCCCCTGCGCCGGGCCGCCGAACGCTTCCAGGTCTCGCCCACAACCGCCCAGCGGTGGGCCGACCGCTACCGGGCCCTGGGAGAGGCCGGGATGGCCGACCACTCCTCCCGACCGCATCGCAGTCCCCGCCGGACACCGACCCGGACCGAACGCCGGATCATCAAGGTCCGCCTCGCCCGCCGGTGGGGCCCGGCCCGCATCGCGCACCTGCTGGGCCTCGTGCCCTCGACCGTGCACCGAGTCCTCGTCCGCTACCGCCTGGCCCGGCTCACCCACCTGGACCGGGCCACCGGCCGCGTCATACGCCGCTACGAACGGGACCGCCCGGGCGAGCTGGTCCACGTGGACATCAAAAAGCTCGGCAACATCCCCGACGGCGGCGGCCACAAAACCCTCGGCCGCCAAGCCGGACGCAAGAACCGCAAGAACGCCGGCTACAGCTACGTCCACACCGCGGTCGACGACCACTCCCGCCTCGCCTACAGCGAGATCCACCCGGACGAGAAGAAGGAGACCGCCACCGCCTTCTGGACCCGCGCCCACGCCTTCTTCACCAGCGTCGGGATCACCGTCGAGCGCGTACTGACCGACAACGGCGCCTGCTACAAGTCGCACACCTGGCGCGATGCACTCGCCGACGCAGGGATCACTCACAAGCGAACCCGGCCCTACCGGCCGCAGACCAACGGCAAGGTCGAACGCCTCAACCGCACCCTGCTCGACGAATGGGCCTACGCAAAGCCCTACCGATCAGAACAGGAACGACGCGACGCCTTCCCCACATGGCTGCACACCTACAATCACCACCGCGGACACACCGCGCTGAAGGGCCAGCCACCCGCCAGCCGCGTTCCTAACCTCTCAGGGCAATACAACTAG
- a CDS encoding sugar porter family MFS transporter, giving the protein MTSTPQAQAPEGRKARPEHLSHVIFIAASAAMGGFLFGYDSAVINGAVVAIRDRFDVGPETLAQVIAAALIGCAIGAATAGRIADRIGRIRVMQIAAVLFTASAIGSALPFALWDLALWRVIGGVAIGMASVIAPAYIAEVSPSAYRGRLASFQQAAIVTGIAVSQLVNLGVLHFAGGEQRGRIGGLEAWQWMLGIMVVPAALYGLLSLVIPESPRYLISIGRHAQAREVLRDVEGKAVDLDKRVAEIEENMRHERKPSFKDLLGGKFLFLPIVWIGIGLSVFQQLVGINVIFYYSSSLWQSVGVNPQSSFFYSFETSIVNIIGTVIAMIFVDRIGRKPLALIGSAGMAVSLGLAAWAFSYKSEVGGEVSLPALQGTVALFAANFFVLFFALSWGVVVWVLLGEMFPGKIRAAALGVAASAQWIANWLITVTFPPLSEWDLSGAYVIYAVFAVLSIPFVLKWVPETKGKALEEMG; this is encoded by the coding sequence GTGACCAGCACACCGCAGGCGCAGGCGCCCGAAGGCCGCAAGGCCAGGCCGGAGCACCTCAGCCATGTCATCTTCATCGCGGCGTCGGCCGCGATGGGAGGCTTCCTCTTCGGCTACGACAGCGCGGTGATCAACGGAGCCGTCGTGGCCATCCGCGACCGATTCGACGTGGGCCCCGAAACACTCGCCCAGGTCATCGCAGCCGCTCTCATCGGCTGTGCGATCGGCGCGGCGACGGCAGGCCGTATCGCCGACCGCATCGGCCGCATCCGGGTCATGCAGATCGCCGCCGTACTGTTCACCGCCAGCGCGATCGGCTCCGCCCTGCCCTTCGCCCTCTGGGATCTGGCCCTGTGGCGCGTCATCGGCGGCGTCGCCATCGGCATGGCCTCCGTCATCGCCCCCGCGTACATCGCCGAGGTGTCCCCGTCCGCCTACCGCGGCCGGCTCGCCTCCTTCCAGCAGGCCGCCATCGTCACCGGCATCGCCGTCTCGCAGCTCGTCAACCTGGGCGTCCTCCACTTCGCGGGCGGCGAGCAGCGCGGCAGGATCGGCGGCCTCGAGGCATGGCAGTGGATGCTCGGCATCATGGTCGTCCCGGCCGCGCTCTACGGGCTGCTGTCCCTCGTGATCCCCGAGTCGCCCCGGTATCTGATCTCCATCGGCCGCCACGCACAGGCGCGCGAGGTGCTCCGCGACGTCGAGGGCAAGGCCGTGGACCTGGACAAGCGGGTCGCGGAGATCGAGGAGAACATGCGCCACGAGCGCAAGCCCTCGTTCAAGGACCTGCTCGGCGGCAAGTTCCTCTTCCTGCCGATCGTCTGGATCGGTATCGGCCTGTCCGTCTTCCAGCAGCTCGTCGGCATCAACGTGATCTTCTACTACAGCTCCTCGCTGTGGCAGTCGGTCGGCGTCAACCCTCAGAGCTCGTTCTTCTACTCCTTCGAGACGTCGATCGTGAACATCATCGGCACGGTGATCGCGATGATCTTCGTCGACCGGATCGGCCGGAAGCCGCTCGCGCTCATCGGCTCCGCCGGAATGGCGGTCTCGCTGGGACTGGCCGCCTGGGCGTTCTCGTACAAGAGCGAGGTCGGCGGCGAGGTCTCGCTGCCCGCCCTGCAGGGCACCGTCGCCCTCTTCGCCGCCAACTTCTTCGTGCTCTTCTTCGCCCTCTCGTGGGGCGTGGTGGTGTGGGTGCTGCTCGGCGAGATGTTCCCCGGCAAGATCCGCGCCGCCGCGCTGGGCGTCGCCGCCTCGGCCCAGTGGATCGCCAACTGGCTGATCACCGTGACGTTCCCGCCCCTCTCGGAGTGGGACCTCTCGGGCGCGTACGTCATCTACGCGGTCTTCGCCGTGCTCTCGATCCCGTTCGTCCTCAAGTGGGTGCCGGAGACGAAGGGCAAGGCGTTGGAGGAGATGGGCTAG